The Zingiber officinale cultivar Zhangliang chromosome 9A, Zo_v1.1, whole genome shotgun sequence genome window below encodes:
- the LOC122019182 gene encoding nudix hydrolase 16, mitochondrial-like, with protein sequence MCDLVARTGRHQQRYEAGCRLVAGCIPFRYKNYDTSDGKHDMELEVLMINSPSRPGLLFPKGGWENDETVEEAAVREAIEEAGVRGDIVTFLGDYLFKSKTLQNEFSPEGLCKAAIFALQVREELQSWPEQSTRSRSWVTLPEAVEQCRHPWMRDALIEGFSKWHAGIRTRVEGEATQEENDRPGQERSLEDER encoded by the exons ATGTGCGATTTGGTGGCCCGCACCGGTCGACATCAACAGCGATACGAGGCCGGTTGTCGCCTTGTTGCCGG GTGTATCCCATTTAGGTATAAGAACTATGATACTTCTGATGGGAAACATGATATGGAACTTGAAGTTCTCATGATAAACTCACCTAGTAGGCCAGGTCTCCTATTTCCAAAG GGAGGATGGGAAAATGATGAAACAGTCGAAGAGGCAGCTGTACGAGAAGCCATTGAAGAAGCAGGAGTGAGAGGAGATATAGTg ACATTCTTGGGGGACTATCTCTTTAAAAGCAAAACCCTGCAAAATGAATTCAGCCCAGAAGGTTTGTGCAAAGCAGCCATTTTTGCTCTGCAAGTGAGAGAGGAGCTACAATCATGGCCAGAGCAGAGCACCCGCTCTAGGTCGTGGGTTACCTTACCCGAAGCTGTGGAGCAATGTAGACATCCTTGGATGCGGGATGCTCTCATCGAGGGATTCTCAAAATGGCATGCGGGTATAAGAACAAGGGTTGAAGGTGAAGCCACTCAAGAAGAAAATGACCGACCTGGACAGGAGAGAAGCCTAGAAGATGAAAGATAA